Within the Planctomycetota bacterium genome, the region CCCTTGTGGGCGCAGACGATCCGGATCCCGAGCGCCCGCGCCTTCTCGAGGAACGGCACGCCCACCTTCTCATCGTCCAGCCACCATCCCTGGCCGCGCGGTCCCCAGGGCGTGTAAACCTTCCACGCGGCGATCTTGAATTCCGAGGCCAGGCGCTCCATTCCCTCGAGCTGCGCCGCCAGAGGCTCCACGTTCGGGGTGACCAGGCCGTGCACGAGCAGCCTCGGGGAGCCGCCCAGCCGGTCCACGATCTCGCGCGTCTCGGCGGCGTCCCGATCCGGAAGGGGCTGGCCTTCCGGAAGGGCCGGAAGCGCCGAGAGCACCGCCACCGTGGTGTCGCTGTCGAGGAAGATTTCCTTGGCGTAGTAGTAGCGCGAAAGCCCCCGGAGGGGATCCTTCTCGCCGCGCCCGCGGCCCCACCCCCGAAGCACCATCGCCAGGAGCGGATTCTTCTGCCGCCACGGCCCGTCGGGCATCACGTGGTGGGACTGCACGTCGAAGATGAACTCCTTGCCCTCCACGGCCCCGGAAGCGGCCTGCGGCTCCAGAAGCATCTCCGGACGGATCGCGTAGCCGCCGCCGGCGGCTCCGTAGACTTCGTTGATCGTCCAGAGGGTCGCCGCCATGCCGCACGGGCCCGCCAGAAACGCCCGGCGCGATATCCCCAGGCGCCGCGCCGCCCGCTCCGCCCGCCGGTAGACCCGCCGCTCCGCCTCGCGGTCGCGCGCGGTCTTCGGAGGAGGCACGTACTCGCCGTTTGAGACGGGATCGAAGGTCAGGGGCAGCGGATCGTCCGTCACGGGCCCTTCCTCTCCTCGACGGGACGGGAGCGCCGTCGATCCTCCCCGTCGAACGTGTAATGAATGAAGGCGATGCACATCTCGTCGGTCGTCTGCTCGCCCCATTTGACCCAGCGCGGCGGATCCGAGGGGTTGTTCCGGTTTTCCGCCGAGTTGTCGTAGAAGGCCTCCAGGCGGAGTTTCGTCCCCTTGGGCAGCCGGAGCGGCTCCTTGAACTGGTAGGTCTCCTGCCAGGCGAAATCCCAGTCCTCGATCCGCACGAGGTCCTGCACCCGCCCGTCCGGAAAGGTGGCCGTCACGGCGATCCGGCGCCCCAGCAGATGCATGTGGGGCATCACGTCGTAGGCCGTGACGTCCAGGGGGACCGTGTAGGAGGCCGTGACCTTGTGCTCCCGGGCTCCCGGAGGAATGCGGAGAAAAACGTTCGCCAGCATGTGCACATGGAGCATTTTTTCGACGGGCTCCTTGGCGAAGTAAAGCGCCACCTCCGCCCCTTCGTCCTTTTCCGGCCGCCCGGTCCTGTGGTAGTGGGTTTCCAGGACGATCCGCTCGCCCTTGCGCAGCCTCCGCCCCACCCCCGGCGGGAGCATCCGGGGCATGTTCCCCGGCGCCCAGCCCGAAAGCGAACCCGAAGGCACGATGTTGGGCCCCGATCCGTTCGACCGGTAGCCCGGCTCGGGATCGGCCCGATCCTTGCGGACGGACTGCTCGGTCATGTCGAGATACCCGATGATGTGATGCACCGCCCGGGGGTTGCCCGGGCGGAATTCGACGCCCACGACCCACTTGTCCTCGTCGAAGGGGTTCTCGAGGACGTAGCAGCGGTATTCGTCGCGCCCCCGAGGGCCCAGCACGAAGCCGCCTTCGGCTTTGAGCACGGCGTCGGGCTTGCCGAGCATCCA harbors:
- a CDS encoding amidohydrolase family protein, with product MTDDPLPLTFDPVSNGEYVPPPKTARDREAERRVYRRAERAARRLGISRRAFLAGPCGMAATLWTINEVYGAAGGGYAIRPEMLLEPQAASGAVEGKEFIFDVQSHHVMPDGPWRQKNPLLAMVLRGWGRGRGEKDPLRGLSRYYYAKEIFLDSDTTVAVLSALPALPEGQPLPDRDAAETREIVDRLGGSPRLLVHGLVTPNVEPLAAQLEGMERLASEFKIAAWKVYTPWGPRGQGWWLDDEKVGVPFLEKARALGIRIVCAHKGLPLGFLGGRYDRPVDVGRAAKRFPDLKFVIYHSGYDPAVEEGPYDPGRADAGVNCLIRSLEENGIAPGSNVYAELGSTWWLLMKRPDQAAHVLGKLLKHVGPNNVLWGTDSIWYGSPQPQIQAFRAFRIAPELCEKHGYPELTPELKARIFGLNAAALYGIDPRRIREALPKDEIEKLRQAYRERPEPSFAVYGPRTRREFFALLASRGGQPA
- a CDS encoding redoxin domain-containing protein codes for the protein MRALWAVVLLAGSSGGDPAPDFTLPDLEGRPVELRSFRDRKAVVLLFLGIECPRSRAAEPRLGDLAAAYGPRGVAFLAINSNWNESVREIAEYVARSGFPLPVLKDEDGRVADLYKIEIQPAAVVIDAAGKIRYRGLIDDHKVEEFVRRRYLKDAIEAVLGGGEVETPVTQPEGCAIRRREKARSTEITYARHVAPILFRHCAGCHRPGQVGPFSLETYEQAAAWSAEIVRETKRRRMPPWKPVSNAGMYYNERRLSDEDIAILEKWHRAGAPEGNAAEAPPPPAFSDQWMLGKPDAVLKAEGGFVLGPRGRDEYRCYVLENPFDEDKWVVGVEFRPGNPRAVHHIIGYLDMTEQSVRKDRADPEPGYRSNGSGPNIVPSGSLSGWAPGNMPRMLPPGVGRRLRKGERIVLETHYHRTGRPEKDEGAEVALYFAKEPVEKMLHVHMLANVFLRIPPGAREHKVTASYTVPLDVTAYDVMPHMHLLGRRIAVTATFPDGRVQDLVRIEDWDFAWQETYQFKEPLRLPKGTKLRLEAFYDNSAENRNNPSDPPRWVKWGEQTTDEMCIAFIHYTFDGEDRRRSRPVEERKGP